The DNA sequence GGAAAGGACCTCAGTGAAGCGATATTCGCTGATCCCAACTGTACGGTTAAACTTTGTGATGTTCCTAAACTGGGTATTAAGGTACAAAGAGGGATGACACATGACGGTCTTGGGAAGTATCTGAAGGAAGTTATTGTAAAGGCGCCCGGTCCCACATCTGACATTGTTGGTATTCTCAAAAAGACAAAGACCGATGTTGTTGTGAGTTATCTTCCGGTAGGAAGCGAAGAGGCCACAAAATGGTACGTTGAACAGATACTTGAAGCCGGCTGCGCGTTTGTGAACGCCATTCCCGTATTTATCGCCAGTGAGGAATATTGGCAGAAGAGGTTCCGTGATAAGGGACTTCCCGTTTTCGGTGATGATATCAAGAGTCAGGTAGGAGCTACAATCCTGCACAGAGTCATGACTCGCCTTTACGAAGACAGGGGTGTAAGGCTTGACCGCACATACCAGTTGAATGTCGGCGGTAATACCGATTTCCTGAATATGCTTGAGCGTGAAAGACTTGAAAGCAAGAAGATATCCAAGACTAATGCGGTAACTTCGCAGCTCCCCGGCGGACTTGAACCAAGAAACGTTCATATCGGTCCCAGCGATTACATACCATGGCTCGATGACAGAAAATGGTGCTATATCCGCATGGAAGGTACCAGTTTTGGTGAGGTTTCACTGAATATTGAAGCCAAGCTTGAAGTCGTGGACAGCCCGAACTCGGCTGGAGTTATCATAGATGCGGTAAGATGCGCCAAACTCGCTCTGGATAATGGACTTTCCGGAGCCGTCGAAGCTCCGTCATCCTACTTCTTCAAAACTCCCCCCATTCAGTACTACGATGATCAGTGCAGAAGAATGACCGAGGAGTATATCACGGAGTATGGACAGAAAAAGCAGGAAAAAACGGCTTCTGAGAAAAAGTCAAAGAAATAGAATAAATCTTGGATAGAGATTCCGACGGTTCTACAGGCTGTTTCATCACCTTTGAAGGTGTTGAGGGAGCGGGTAAATCATCAAGATGTTCAACTCTTATCGATTCACTTGAGAAGAGTGGTATTGAAGTTGTTCATACCCGTGAACCGGGCGGTCCTTTTGCATCTGAGAAAATACGATCAATACTGCTTGATCCCGATCTGACAGTACCACCTTTGACCGAACTGATGCTGTATCTTGCTTCCAGAGCCTCGAATGTTGAATTGATCGTAAGACCGGCGCTCGAAGCGGGGCAGCACGTTATCTGCGAACGGTACTCAGACGCAACGTATGCCTATCAGATCGGAGGAAGGGGGCTTCCATCAGAACCGGTGAAGGAGTCGAACAGGCTTGCTACCGGAGGTCTTACCCCCGATTTGACAGTACTGCTTGATATTGACCCTGAGGAAGGTTTCCGACGGCTCAAAAGGCAAGGTCGGAAACGCGATCGGATTGAACTTGAGAATATCGCTTTCCACAGACGTGTCAGACAGATGTATCTTGATATGGCTAAAGTAGAAGACAGGTACTTTTTAGTAGACGCGACTTTGAATCCTGACCAACAGGACAAAATTATTTTAAGTAAAGTGATCAGTCTGATTGCGAGAAGATCGATCAAAACGGAGGAGAAAGATAAATGAAAAAGTTCCTG is a window from the Candidatus Aegiribacteria sp. genome containing:
- a CDS encoding inositol-3-phosphate synthase; translated protein: MSKKVRVAIIGVGNCASSLVQGVEFYRKTPDHEKVPGLMHVNLGGYHINDIEFSAAFDINVTKVGKDLSEAIFADPNCTVKLCDVPKLGIKVQRGMTHDGLGKYLKEVIVKAPGPTSDIVGILKKTKTDVVVSYLPVGSEEATKWYVEQILEAGCAFVNAIPVFIASEEYWQKRFRDKGLPVFGDDIKSQVGATILHRVMTRLYEDRGVRLDRTYQLNVGGNTDFLNMLERERLESKKISKTNAVTSQLPGGLEPRNVHIGPSDYIPWLDDRKWCYIRMEGTSFGEVSLNIEAKLEVVDSPNSAGVIIDAVRCAKLALDNGLSGAVEAPSSYFFKTPPIQYYDDQCRRMTEEYITEYGQKKQEKTASEKKSKK
- the tmk gene encoding dTMP kinase — translated: MDRDSDGSTGCFITFEGVEGAGKSSRCSTLIDSLEKSGIEVVHTREPGGPFASEKIRSILLDPDLTVPPLTELMLYLASRASNVELIVRPALEAGQHVICERYSDATYAYQIGGRGLPSEPVKESNRLATGGLTPDLTVLLDIDPEEGFRRLKRQGRKRDRIELENIAFHRRVRQMYLDMAKVEDRYFLVDATLNPDQQDKIILSKVISLIARRSIKTEEKDK